One genomic segment of Hymenobacter psoromatis includes these proteins:
- a CDS encoding putative Ig domain-containing protein — MATPRAYSATNNPPYFTGLTLANGTAQLPSQVIPMRAGQAISLTLSAADPDAGQALRFSSDATGVVPGLSLTTLSPTQAQLTWQVPATLPPGRYTATVAVFDNGCPLNASKEQTFVFLVSAPGAALAGRPALPPTDAAAFPMPFREQMQFQAAGGQAIIVVDELGRVVARLQADADGRVQWQPTPTLPAGLYVARGADGRPLARLLRAGN, encoded by the coding sequence TTGGCTACACCACGCGCTTACAGCGCTACCAATAACCCGCCCTATTTCACGGGCCTCACACTGGCCAACGGCACCGCGCAGCTGCCCAGCCAGGTAATACCGATGCGGGCGGGCCAGGCAATCAGCCTTACGCTGAGCGCCGCCGACCCCGACGCGGGCCAGGCGTTGCGCTTCAGCAGCGATGCTACGGGCGTGGTGCCGGGCCTCAGCCTCACGACCCTTAGCCCGACGCAGGCCCAGCTCACCTGGCAGGTGCCTGCCACGTTGCCACCGGGCCGCTATACGGCTACCGTGGCCGTTTTTGATAATGGTTGCCCGCTCAATGCCAGTAAGGAACAAACATTTGTTTTCCTGGTTTCGGCCCCCGGCGCGGCGCTGGCCGGACGCCCGGCCCTACCCCCCACCGACGCGGCTGCCTTCCCCATGCCCTTCCGCGAGCAGATGCAGTTTCAGGCGGCCGGGGGGCAGGCCATTATCGTGGTGGATGAACTGGGACGCGTGGTGGCCCGGCTCCAGGCCGACGCCGATGGCCGCGTGCAATGGCAGCCTACCCCTACCCTGCCGGCCGGCCTCTACGTGGCGCGCGGGGCCGATGGCCGGCCGCTGGCGCGCCTGCTGCGCGCCGGCAACTGA
- a CDS encoding OmpA family protein, producing MKSLKLSFSYLLAVLLLLGHFAQAQTTTVTTDQPKGMSKTVKGGIFGGLGGAAGGAILGRVIGGKGGTAKGAILGAAIGGAGGALIGRKMDKQAAELRRDLDGATVERVGEGIKITFASGILFGSNSSTLTPAATGSIDELATTLQKYADTNITIDGHTDSSGSDAINQPLSQRRAQAVANELTGKGVDNSRITATGYGSSQPVADNTTAAGKAQNRRVEVAIFANEKMKKAAKKGQL from the coding sequence ATGAAAAGCCTGAAACTCTCATTTTCTTACCTGCTGGCGGTTCTGCTGCTGCTGGGGCACTTCGCGCAGGCGCAAACCACTACCGTCACCACCGACCAGCCGAAGGGCATGAGCAAAACGGTGAAGGGCGGCATCTTTGGTGGCCTAGGCGGCGCGGCGGGCGGCGCTATTCTGGGCCGCGTTATTGGGGGCAAGGGCGGCACGGCCAAGGGGGCTATCCTAGGCGCGGCTATCGGCGGCGCGGGCGGGGCCCTTATTGGCCGCAAAATGGACAAGCAGGCTGCCGAGTTGCGCCGCGACCTTGACGGGGCCACCGTGGAGCGCGTGGGCGAAGGAATCAAAATCACTTTTGCCTCGGGCATCCTGTTCGGCAGCAATTCTTCGACCCTGACGCCCGCCGCCACCGGCAGCATCGACGAGCTGGCTACTACCCTTCAGAAATACGCCGACACCAATATCACGATTGACGGCCACACTGACTCGTCGGGCTCCGATGCCATTAACCAGCCCCTGAGCCAGCGCCGCGCCCAGGCCGTGGCCAATGAGCTAACCGGCAAAGGCGTAGACAACAGCCGCATCACGGCCACTGGCTATGGGTCGTCGCAGCCCGTGGCCGATAATACGACCGCAGCCGGCAAGGCCCAGAACCGCCGCGTAGAAGTAGCCATTTTCGCCAACGAGAAGATGAAGAAAGCTGCTAAGAAAGGTCAATTATAG
- a CDS encoding YMGG-like glycine zipper-containing protein yields the protein MKSFSKSFVILLTFFALIGAAAHAQDKPKGWSRKAKGAAIGGGSGAVVGGLLGGGKGAVVGAAAGVVGGGLIGRSEDKKKDPARYNHYHNK from the coding sequence ATGAAAAGCTTCTCCAAATCTTTTGTGATACTACTGACATTCTTCGCTTTAATAGGTGCGGCGGCTCACGCCCAAGACAAGCCTAAGGGCTGGAGCCGCAAGGCCAAGGGTGCCGCCATTGGTGGGGGTAGCGGCGCGGTAGTCGGTGGCCTATTGGGCGGCGGCAAAGGTGCCGTAGTTGGGGCTGCCGCCGGCGTGGTAGGCGGGGGCCTCATTGGCCGTAGCGAAGACAAGAAAAAAGACCCCGCCCGCTACAACCATTATCATAATAAGTAG
- a CDS encoding carboxypeptidase-like regulatory domain-containing protein has protein sequence MLKRLLLLLLVASSWPALGWAQQEGRITGRVVDEKTQDPIPFASINLAEEQTGALTNEYGYFQLAMPTKVTEDSIIVMALGYKRTALYVKRGTNMEEIILQLPRQAIALSNVQIEASKVRPLMLGAHSNSPGAGMIQGMPGSQYAFMCKNEKAKKLGAIRTVSFYIGENGFPREPFRVRIYKANGNYNAPNEDMLTESVIVSAARGGEWFTVDLSPYNLIAPEEGFYVAMEWIVSGDKFYTTNFMDNYTPYGQILRPTFEFKDSRTWSYAIGRGWNLVTLANNGSRFNAMMRAEVDAYK, from the coding sequence ATGCTCAAGCGTTTACTATTACTATTATTAGTCGCTAGCTCGTGGCCCGCCTTGGGCTGGGCACAGCAGGAAGGACGCATTACCGGCCGCGTGGTAGATGAAAAAACGCAGGACCCGATTCCGTTCGCCTCCATCAACCTGGCCGAAGAGCAAACCGGCGCGCTCACCAACGAGTACGGCTACTTTCAGCTGGCTATGCCCACAAAGGTGACCGAAGACTCGATTATCGTGATGGCGCTGGGCTACAAGCGCACGGCCCTCTACGTGAAGCGCGGCACCAATATGGAGGAGATTATCCTGCAATTGCCGCGGCAAGCCATCGCGCTGTCCAACGTGCAGATTGAGGCTAGCAAGGTGCGGCCGCTGATGCTCGGGGCGCATTCCAATTCGCCGGGCGCGGGCATGATTCAGGGCATGCCGGGCAGCCAGTATGCCTTTATGTGCAAGAATGAGAAGGCCAAGAAGCTGGGCGCTATTCGCACGGTCTCGTTCTACATTGGCGAAAACGGCTTCCCGCGCGAGCCCTTCCGGGTGCGTATCTACAAGGCCAATGGCAACTACAACGCGCCCAACGAGGACATGCTCACGGAGAGCGTGATTGTATCGGCGGCGCGCGGCGGCGAATGGTTTACAGTCGATTTATCGCCCTACAACCTCATCGCGCCCGAAGAAGGTTTCTACGTGGCGATGGAGTGGATTGTGAGCGGCGACAAGTTCTATACCACCAATTTTATGGATAACTACACGCCCTACGGCCAGATTTTGCGCCCCACCTTCGAGTTCAAGGATAGCCGCACCTGGAGCTACGCCATCGGCCGAGGCTGGAACCTGGTGACACTCGCCAACAACGGCTCGCGCTTCAACGCCATGATGCGCGCCGAGGTAGATGCATACAAATAA
- the feoB gene encoding ferrous iron transport protein B produces MAGTMQDVRPAAPQPDSGGRAPVPERLPRLALIGNPNSGKTSLFNQLTGLNQKVGNFPGVTVDRKTGIAQLGGQRRAEVVDLPGTYSLYPKSLDERVIADLLYNPLSPDYPDFVVVTVDASNLRRSLLLFSQLADLGLPAILALNMTDVAADRGIQLDVPVLARELGVPVVPMNARKGVGLAALRILMADRLAAAPPAGRFWQPEPALRPLLTEIRRHFDLPNDYLALHYAHQFRQLHFLSEADRTFMAELTERYEFDSTAQQAAETVGRYAHINELLLEVVTVTRTERREPASNRIDKVLTHRVFGYLIFLGILFLLFQAIFAWAQYPMDWIDQGITALSAAIQARFHGPLVRLLTEGVIAGLGGVLIFIPQIALLFAFLAVLEETGYMARVTFLMDKLMRPFGLSGKSVVPLISGLACAVPAIMGARTIESWKDRMLTIFVTPLMSCSARIPVYTVLVALVVPNEAWLGIFNMRGLVLMGLYLLGLGSALLSALMLKVVLKARERSYFIMEFPVYRWPRWKNVGLTIVEKVKTFVTQAGKVIIAISVLLWVLASYGPGQRQDQAAAQVQQQAAVQRWPALETERRVASARLETSYAGTFGHVIEPAIRPLGFDWKIGIALLTSFAAREVFVGTMSTIYSVGQDADLGTVQQKLASEEDAQGRPFFTPVRALSLLVFYVFAMQCMSTLAVTYRETKSWRWPLGQLIYMTGLAYAASLFVWQVFS; encoded by the coding sequence ATGGCGGGCACTATGCAGGATGTGCGGCCGGCCGCGCCGCAACCCGACTCCGGGGGTAGGGCGCCGGTACCGGAGCGCCTGCCCCGCCTGGCCCTCATCGGTAACCCTAATTCGGGAAAGACGTCGCTCTTCAACCAGCTGACGGGACTGAACCAAAAGGTCGGGAATTTTCCGGGCGTGACGGTGGACCGCAAGACCGGCATTGCGCAGCTGGGTGGGCAGCGCCGGGCCGAGGTGGTGGACCTGCCCGGCACCTACTCGCTCTACCCCAAGAGCCTGGACGAGCGCGTGATTGCCGACTTACTCTACAATCCGCTCTCGCCCGACTACCCCGACTTCGTGGTGGTGACGGTGGATGCCAGCAACCTGCGGCGCAGTTTGCTGCTATTTTCGCAGCTCGCCGATTTGGGTCTACCCGCCATCCTGGCCCTGAACATGACCGACGTGGCCGCCGACCGCGGCATTCAGCTCGACGTGCCGGTGCTGGCCCGCGAACTGGGCGTGCCCGTGGTGCCCATGAACGCGCGCAAGGGGGTAGGGCTGGCGGCGCTCCGCATTCTGATGGCCGACCGCCTGGCTGCCGCGCCGCCCGCTGGCCGCTTCTGGCAGCCCGAGCCGGCGTTGCGGCCGCTGCTGACCGAGATTCGGCGGCATTTCGATTTGCCCAACGACTATCTGGCGCTGCACTACGCGCACCAGTTTCGGCAGCTGCATTTTTTGAGTGAGGCCGACCGCACATTTATGGCGGAGTTGACGGAGCGCTACGAGTTTGACTCGACGGCGCAGCAGGCGGCCGAAACGGTGGGCCGCTATGCCCATATCAATGAGCTGCTGCTGGAAGTGGTGACCGTGACGCGCACCGAGCGCCGCGAGCCGGCTTCCAACCGTATTGATAAGGTGCTAACGCACCGCGTGTTCGGCTATTTGATTTTTCTGGGCATCCTGTTTCTGCTGTTCCAGGCCATTTTTGCCTGGGCGCAGTACCCGATGGACTGGATTGACCAGGGCATTACGGCGCTGAGTGCGGCCATTCAGGCGCGGTTTCACGGGCCGCTGGTGCGGCTACTCACTGAGGGGGTCATTGCCGGCTTGGGCGGGGTGCTGATATTCATTCCGCAGATTGCCTTGCTCTTCGCCTTTTTGGCGGTGCTGGAGGAAACCGGCTACATGGCCCGCGTTACTTTCTTGATGGACAAGCTGATGCGACCCTTCGGGCTGAGTGGCAAGAGCGTGGTACCGCTGATTTCGGGGTTGGCTTGCGCCGTGCCGGCCATTATGGGCGCGCGCACCATTGAAAGCTGGAAGGACCGGATGCTGACCATTTTCGTGACGCCGCTCATGTCGTGCTCGGCGCGCATTCCGGTGTACACGGTACTGGTGGCGCTGGTGGTGCCCAACGAGGCGTGGCTGGGCATTTTCAACATGCGCGGGCTGGTGCTGATGGGCCTCTATCTGCTGGGCCTGGGCTCGGCGCTGCTCTCGGCGCTGATGCTAAAAGTGGTGCTCAAGGCCCGCGAACGCAGCTACTTCATTATGGAGTTTCCGGTGTACCGCTGGCCGCGCTGGAAAAACGTGGGCCTGACCATCGTGGAAAAGGTAAAAACGTTCGTGACGCAGGCGGGTAAGGTTATTATCGCCATCTCGGTACTGCTCTGGGTATTAGCCAGCTATGGCCCCGGCCAGCGGCAGGACCAAGCCGCCGCGCAAGTGCAGCAGCAGGCCGCCGTGCAACGCTGGCCGGCCCTTGAAACCGAACGCCGGGTAGCCTCGGCCCGCCTCGAAACTTCTTACGCCGGCACCTTCGGGCACGTCATCGAGCCGGCCATCCGGCCGCTGGGCTTCGATTGGAAAATTGGTATCGCGCTACTCACTTCCTTCGCGGCCCGCGAAGTGTTCGTGGGCACCATGAGCACTATTTACAGCGTGGGCCAGGATGCCGACCTGGGCACGGTGCAGCAGAAGCTGGCCAGCGAAGAAGACGCGCAGGGCCGGCCGTTCTTCACGCCGGTGCGCGCGCTGTCGCTGCTCGTGTTCTACGTCTTTGCCATGCAGTGCATGAGCACGCTGGCCGTGACCTACCGCGAAACCAAAAGCTGGCGCTGGCCGCTGGGCCAGCTCATTTACATGACTGGGCTGGCGTATGCCGCGTCGCTGTTCGTGTGGCAAGTATTTTCTTAA
- a CDS encoding prohibitin family protein gives MTLAFFGFALLILGFNAGRLSPGLERQRGLLTLGGAGLLLVGLAMSTVVQVGAGQVGVQTLFGKVENQVLPPGLSVVNPLVDVTRFDTRTQNYTMSAVRNEGQQSGDDAIRVLSADGLEVVIDLTVLYHVVPAQAPRILSTIGVDYQDKIVRAISRTRIRDNAVYYDAVALYSTRRDEFQTRILNSIEKDFRANGLQLDQLLIRNIQLPQSVRASIESKISAEQDAQKMQFVLQKEKQEAERRRIEAQGLADYQRIVNTELTDRLLQYETIKANQAIATSPNAKVIIMGGRGSGAQLLIGDK, from the coding sequence ATGACTTTAGCGTTTTTTGGATTTGCTTTATTGATTCTGGGCTTCAACGCGGGCCGGCTGTCACCGGGCCTGGAGCGACAGCGCGGGCTACTGACGCTGGGCGGCGCGGGCCTGCTGCTCGTGGGCCTGGCCATGAGCACGGTAGTACAGGTTGGGGCGGGCCAGGTGGGGGTGCAAACGCTCTTTGGCAAGGTCGAGAACCAGGTGCTACCCCCCGGCCTAAGCGTGGTGAACCCGCTGGTAGATGTGACGCGCTTCGATACCCGCACCCAGAACTACACCATGTCGGCGGTGCGCAACGAGGGCCAGCAGAGCGGCGACGACGCCATCCGGGTGCTCTCGGCCGACGGGCTCGAAGTCGTGATTGACCTCACGGTGCTCTACCACGTGGTGCCGGCCCAGGCCCCGCGCATTCTCTCCACCATTGGCGTCGATTATCAGGATAAGATAGTGCGTGCTATCTCGCGCACCCGCATCCGCGACAATGCCGTGTACTACGACGCGGTGGCGCTCTACTCCACGCGCCGCGACGAATTTCAGACCCGCATCCTGAACTCGATTGAGAAGGATTTTCGCGCCAACGGCTTGCAGCTCGACCAACTGCTCATCCGTAATATTCAGCTGCCGCAGTCGGTGCGGGCTAGCATCGAGAGCAAGATTTCGGCCGAGCAGGACGCGCAGAAAATGCAGTTCGTGCTGCAAAAGGAAAAGCAGGAAGCCGAGCGCCGGCGCATCGAGGCGCAGGGCCTGGCCGACTACCAGCGCATTGTGAATACCGAGCTAACCGACCGGCTCCTGCAATACGAAACCATCAAGGCCAACCAGGCCATTGCCACCTCGCCCAACGCCAAGGTCATCATTATGGGTGGGCGCGGCAGTGGCGCGCAGCTGCTCATCGGCGATAAGTAG
- a CDS encoding TonB-dependent receptor — MRKTLLTPLLVVSALVAHAQKITVTGRVLSATGEAQPGATVLERGTNNGTAANASGEFSLSVAPTATLTISAIGFATQQVAVNGRTRLDVRLTASATDIGDVVVTGSRAAVGRSNVLTTAPVDVITAREIRAFAQTDVSQVLTYAAPSFQSSRQSISDGTDFLDPASLRGLGPDQVLVLVNGKRRYSQSLVNINGTIGRGSVGTDLNTIPTASIKRIEVLRDGAAALYGSDAIAGVINIQLKDDTTHTSASSLYGQTTQGDGKTEQVDFSTGINLNKRGFLDLSGQFLNRGYTNRSFSDTAPLMYLGGNGGNYPASATTEQSRRDLKAQDDALVAQNGFDRRDIRVGQSDSRNFGAMFNGAYRVGAGYEVYFFGGASYRTGRGPGFNRLPNQPTQSDLSLFPNGFLPFINSVINDHSGTLGVRKNLNGFALDLSNTFGRNNLAFNIDGTVNAALPQLPGLVNPTNFYAGRLAFMQNTTNLSVSRRYTEVGPLATLNVAAGGEFRVDNYLIEQGEYASYFGAIGGRTASNGAPAAAGSQVFPGYQPSNALNKTRTNLAGYLDLESDITDKLLVHLAGRAENYSDFGGNVSGQAGARYSLIEGLALRGSIGSGFRAPSLQQRYFNNTSTQFVSGLPQQVLTVNNDSPIVRNGFGGSGQQGFGVEPLRQEKSKNYGLGLTATVARQLTLTVDAYQIDIRDRIVLSSAFTRANPLVATILGSLPVSQVQFFANAVNTRTRGLDVVANERIALGPDSRLLLTAAANFNSTEVTSFNSSSSTINNDQTPGVNNLQNRLFDRSQRTRLEHGNPRNKINLAAAYNVGKFGIEARSVRFGQIQTADADPTRAYLDQTFSAKWITDLTVNVQLAKQLGLVFGVNNLFNVYPDKIYVDPRNNPNNFSTDPATSFNSSLDNSNRGRFLYSANQFGFNGAYYFGRLNITL; from the coding sequence ATGAGAAAAACGCTACTTACTCCCCTCCTGGTAGTATCGGCCCTGGTCGCCCACGCCCAGAAAATAACCGTGACGGGCCGCGTACTTAGCGCTACCGGCGAGGCCCAGCCGGGGGCCACCGTGCTGGAGCGCGGCACTAACAACGGCACGGCCGCCAACGCCAGCGGCGAGTTTTCGCTGTCGGTAGCGCCGACCGCCACGCTCACTATTTCGGCCATCGGCTTCGCTACCCAGCAGGTGGCCGTGAACGGCCGCACCCGCCTGGACGTGCGCCTGACGGCCTCGGCTACCGACATCGGCGACGTGGTGGTAACCGGCTCGCGGGCCGCCGTGGGCCGCTCCAACGTGCTGACCACCGCGCCGGTAGACGTGATTACGGCTCGCGAAATCCGGGCCTTTGCCCAAACCGACGTGAGCCAGGTGCTGACCTACGCCGCGCCGTCGTTTCAGTCGTCGCGCCAGTCTATTTCGGATGGCACCGACTTTCTGGACCCCGCCAGCCTGCGCGGCCTTGGCCCCGACCAGGTGCTGGTGCTCGTGAACGGCAAGCGCCGCTACAGCCAGTCGCTGGTCAACATCAACGGCACCATCGGACGCGGCTCAGTGGGCACCGACCTCAACACGATTCCCACGGCCAGCATCAAGCGCATTGAGGTGCTGCGCGACGGCGCGGCGGCCCTCTACGGCTCCGATGCCATTGCGGGCGTTATTAACATTCAGCTCAAAGACGACACCACGCACACCAGCGCCAGCAGCCTCTACGGCCAAACTACCCAGGGCGATGGTAAAACTGAGCAGGTCGATTTCAGCACCGGCATCAACCTCAACAAGCGCGGCTTCCTGGATTTGAGCGGCCAGTTTTTGAACCGCGGCTACACCAACCGCTCGTTTTCGGATACCGCGCCACTCATGTATCTGGGCGGTAACGGCGGCAACTACCCCGCATCGGCCACTACCGAGCAGAGCCGGCGCGACCTCAAGGCGCAGGACGATGCGCTGGTGGCCCAGAACGGCTTCGACCGGCGCGACATCCGGGTGGGCCAGTCGGACTCGCGCAACTTTGGGGCGATGTTCAACGGGGCCTACCGCGTGGGGGCGGGCTACGAGGTCTATTTCTTCGGCGGGGCTTCGTACCGCACGGGCCGCGGGCCGGGCTTCAACCGCCTCCCCAACCAGCCCACCCAAAGCGACCTGAGCTTGTTTCCGAACGGCTTTCTGCCGTTTATCAACAGCGTTATCAACGACCACTCGGGTACTTTGGGCGTGCGCAAAAATCTGAACGGCTTTGCCCTGGACCTGAGCAATACGTTTGGTCGCAATAACCTAGCCTTCAATATTGATGGCACTGTCAATGCGGCGCTGCCGCAGCTGCCCGGCCTGGTAAACCCCACTAATTTCTACGCCGGCCGCCTGGCTTTCATGCAGAATACGACCAACCTGAGCGTGTCGCGCCGCTACACCGAGGTAGGGCCGCTGGCGACGCTCAACGTGGCCGCCGGGGGCGAGTTTCGGGTGGATAACTACCTGATTGAGCAGGGCGAATATGCTTCGTACTTTGGGGCGATAGGCGGCCGCACGGCCAGCAACGGCGCGCCGGCCGCCGCTGGCTCGCAGGTGTTTCCGGGCTACCAGCCCAGCAACGCGCTGAACAAGACGCGCACCAACCTGGCCGGCTACCTCGACCTCGAAAGCGACATTACCGATAAGCTACTCGTGCACCTGGCCGGCCGCGCCGAAAACTACAGCGACTTTGGCGGCAACGTGAGTGGCCAGGCCGGGGCGCGCTACAGCCTCATCGAGGGGCTGGCGCTGCGGGGCTCCATTGGTAGTGGCTTTCGGGCCCCTTCGCTCCAGCAGCGGTATTTCAACAACACGAGCACGCAGTTTGTAAGCGGGCTGCCGCAGCAGGTGCTGACGGTGAACAACGACAGTCCCATCGTGCGCAACGGCTTTGGCGGCAGCGGCCAGCAGGGCTTCGGCGTGGAGCCGCTGCGGCAGGAGAAATCGAAAAACTACGGCCTGGGCCTCACGGCCACCGTGGCGCGCCAGCTCACCCTAACCGTGGATGCGTACCAGATTGACATTCGCGACCGCATCGTGCTGTCTTCGGCGTTCACGCGAGCCAATCCCTTGGTAGCTACTATCCTGGGTTCGCTGCCCGTTAGCCAGGTGCAGTTTTTTGCTAATGCCGTGAACACCCGCACCCGCGGCCTCGACGTGGTGGCCAACGAGCGCATTGCGCTGGGCCCCGACAGCCGCCTGCTACTCACCGCCGCCGCCAACTTCAACAGCACCGAGGTAACGAGCTTCAACTCCTCGTCTTCGACCATCAACAACGACCAGACGCCCGGCGTCAACAACCTGCAAAACCGCCTCTTCGACCGCTCGCAGCGCACGCGCCTGGAGCACGGCAACCCGCGCAACAAAATCAACCTGGCCGCCGCCTACAACGTGGGCAAGTTTGGGATAGAGGCCCGCTCGGTGCGCTTCGGCCAGATTCAAACCGCTGACGCCGACCCGACCCGCGCCTATCTCGACCAGACCTTCTCGGCCAAGTGGATTACCGACCTTACCGTGAACGTGCAGCTGGCTAAGCAACTAGGCTTAGTATTCGGGGTCAATAACTTGTTCAACGTCTACCCCGATAAAATCTACGTGGACCCGCGCAACAATCCCAACAACTTCTCCACGGACCCCGCCACGAGCTTCAATTCCTCACTCGATAACTCCAACCGCGGCCGCTTCCTGTACAGCGCCAACCAGTTTGGCTTCAACGGGGCCTACTACTTCGGCCGACTAAATATCACGCTTTAA
- a CDS encoding carboxypeptidase-like regulatory domain-containing protein: MHAQTTPPAAAPLTGKIIDKTTKEPLPFTSLSLKDEQTGALSNEFGVFQLPGPSKNDTDSLIVMALGYDHLAIAVQRGKPMADMVLEVSRRAIALQNVLVKGGKIKNLGLGATANRPSDGLLQGQPGSQCAFFVKNDKNKRLGNVRSVSFYIGENGFPREPFRVRLYKADGNYNAPNTDILTDNVVVSAPQGGQWYTVDLTPYNVVAPEEGFFVAMEWIVSGDKFFNTNFMDESYTPYGQIMRPTFEFKESRTWNYSIGKGWTLLTMATSAGQHYNAMIRAEVDMIK; this comes from the coding sequence GTGCACGCTCAGACTACGCCGCCCGCCGCGGCTCCGCTCACCGGCAAGATTATCGATAAGACCACTAAGGAACCGCTGCCGTTCACTTCACTTAGTCTCAAAGACGAGCAGACCGGAGCCCTAAGTAATGAGTTTGGGGTCTTTCAATTGCCTGGGCCATCCAAGAATGACACCGATTCGCTTATCGTGATGGCGCTGGGCTACGACCATCTTGCCATCGCGGTGCAGCGTGGCAAGCCAATGGCTGATATGGTGTTGGAAGTAAGCCGCCGGGCTATTGCCCTGCAAAATGTGCTGGTAAAGGGTGGCAAGATTAAGAACCTCGGGCTCGGAGCTACCGCCAACCGTCCCAGCGATGGCCTGCTACAAGGGCAGCCCGGTAGCCAGTGCGCATTTTTTGTGAAAAATGACAAAAACAAGCGCCTCGGCAACGTCCGCTCAGTGTCGTTCTACATCGGCGAAAACGGCTTCCCACGCGAGCCTTTCCGGGTGCGCCTCTACAAGGCCGATGGCAACTACAACGCGCCCAACACGGATATTCTGACCGACAACGTGGTAGTGTCAGCTCCGCAGGGCGGCCAGTGGTACACTGTAGACCTGACCCCCTATAACGTAGTAGCACCTGAAGAAGGCTTTTTCGTGGCGATGGAATGGATTGTGAGCGGCGATAAGTTCTTCAATACCAATTTTATGGACGAGAGCTACACGCCCTACGGCCAGATTATGCGCCCCACCTTCGAGTTCAAGGAAAGCCGCACCTGGAACTATAGCATCGGTAAGGGCTGGACGCTGCTGACGATGGCAACCTCCGCCGGCCAACACTACAACGCCATGATTAGGGCCGAGGTAGATATGATTAAATAG
- the accD gene encoding acetyl-CoA carboxylase, carboxyltransferase subunit beta: protein MAWFKRQEKGISTPTEQKKETPDGLWYKCPECKTVATMAEHKRLHYVCGNCGHHDRIDAAAYFELLFDNNQFTELDADLTSADPLHFVDTKAYPQRVQATEKATGLKDAVRTAHGLSAGQPLVIAAMDFRFIGGSMGSVVGEKIARAIDYARQHRVPFLMISRSGGARMMEAGYSLMQMAKTSARLALLAEAKVPYVSLLTDPTTGGVTASFAMLGDFNIAEPGALIGFAGPRVIKETIGKDLPKGFQSAEFVLEHGFLDFIVDRRELKPRLAELLSMVSIVKVQQTPAA, encoded by the coding sequence ATGGCTTGGTTTAAGCGCCAGGAAAAGGGCATCAGCACCCCCACCGAGCAGAAAAAGGAAACGCCCGACGGCCTCTGGTACAAGTGCCCCGAGTGCAAGACCGTGGCCACGATGGCCGAGCACAAGCGCCTGCACTACGTGTGCGGCAACTGCGGCCACCACGACCGCATCGACGCGGCCGCCTACTTCGAGCTATTGTTTGATAATAACCAGTTTACGGAGTTGGATGCCGACCTTACCTCCGCCGACCCGCTGCACTTCGTGGATACCAAGGCCTACCCCCAGCGGGTGCAGGCTACCGAGAAAGCCACCGGCCTCAAAGACGCCGTGCGCACGGCCCACGGCCTGAGCGCGGGCCAGCCGCTGGTTATCGCGGCAATGGATTTTCGCTTCATCGGTGGCTCGATGGGCTCGGTAGTGGGCGAGAAAATCGCGCGTGCCATCGACTACGCCCGTCAGCACCGGGTGCCATTCCTGATGATTTCGCGCTCGGGCGGTGCCCGCATGATGGAAGCCGGCTACTCGCTCATGCAAATGGCCAAAACTTCGGCCCGGCTGGCGCTGCTGGCCGAAGCCAAAGTGCCCTACGTCAGCTTGTTAACCGACCCCACCACGGGCGGCGTCACGGCCTCGTTTGCCATGCTCGGCGACTTTAATATTGCCGAGCCGGGCGCGCTCATCGGCTTTGCCGGCCCGCGCGTCATCAAGGAAACCATTGGCAAGGACCTGCCCAAAGGCTTCCAAAGTGCCGAATTTGTGTTGGAACACGGCTTCCTCGATTTTATCGTGGACCGCCGCGAGCTGAAGCCGCGCCTCGCTGAATTGCTGTCGATGGTGAGCATAGTAAAAGTGCAGCAAACGCCTGCCGCATGA
- a CDS encoding FeoA family protein: protein MAAPQPVSARRTANDLRPGETAIVCCLKDPQMALKLLDMGCIPGTQVRLTGRAPLGDPLMLVLGDEEYTLSLRVSEALTIQLKD, encoded by the coding sequence GTGGCTGCTCCGCAGCCGGTTTCCGCCCGCCGCACCGCCAACGACCTACGGCCGGGCGAAACGGCTATCGTATGCTGCCTCAAGGACCCACAAATGGCGCTCAAGCTCTTGGATATGGGCTGTATTCCGGGTACGCAGGTGCGGCTGACGGGCCGCGCCCCCCTCGGCGACCCGCTGATGCTGGTGCTGGGGGACGAGGAATACACGCTGTCGCTGCGGGTGAGTGAGGCGCTTACTATTCAGCTAAAAGACTAA